GGTTTGACAGACCAGAGGAGCAGAGGTGACAAATAAGAAgtcaggaggaaaaggagggagTGGAAGAGGGGAAAAGCAGACGCGGGCAGCGCATTCTGAGAGTTCACGCTTGCCCCGGCTTTTTGCAAGAGGTGTTGCTTGGTCCCTATGAAAGGAAGTTCTCCGTGCTCTCTCTCCGAGGGCCGCTATCAAATTCTGCGTCCCAAGAGCTAATCCTCCAGGACCATCACCAGCAGCTTTAGCAGGGGAAGCACCTCCTGCCACAGATGCGGCTGCCGAAGCCGGAGAGGCCAAAGCCTCCAGAGGAGATGGGCAcaccctcagagctgaggatgctgccaacggcagcggaggtggaggatccgacggcggtgctctgcgggaaggagctgaggatgggtccgggcagagtcaccaccacgggagagggctggatgacgacgttggagtcctggcactgcctgacgcagggctcgt
The sequence above is a segment of the Meleagris gallopavo isolate NT-WF06-2002-E0010 breed Aviagen turkey brand Nicholas breeding stock unplaced genomic scaffold, Turkey_5.1 ChrUn_random_7180001847610, whole genome shotgun sequence genome. Coding sequences within it:
- the LOC109364338 gene encoding feather keratin 1-like; translated protein: MSCYNQCVPRLPCQPCGPTPLGSSCNEPCVRQCQDSNVVIQPSPVVVTLPGPILSSFPQSTAVGSSTSAAVGSILSSEGVPISSGGFGLSGFGSRICGRRCFPC